The Acidimicrobiales bacterium genome window below encodes:
- a CDS encoding sigma-70 family RNA polymerase sigma factor, giving the protein MLGERFAVALKDAQGGDQAAFALLFRDLQPAVVRYLRVVATAAAEDLAAETWLEVVRGFRRFSGDEAGFRSWVLTIARRRHIDRLRALSRRAPEVTYVESLETVGRIDDAAIAVEENLSTEATLRLIATLPPAQAEVVTLRVVAGLSATAVAEIVGRRPGSVRILAHRGLRRLAEHVTARPGAVEA; this is encoded by the coding sequence ATGCTCGGGGAACGGTTCGCTGTGGCTCTGAAGGATGCCCAGGGGGGAGATCAGGCCGCGTTCGCACTGTTGTTCCGAGATCTCCAACCGGCTGTTGTCCGATACCTGCGGGTGGTCGCGACAGCCGCTGCCGAGGACCTAGCCGCAGAGACCTGGCTGGAGGTGGTGCGAGGCTTCCGCCGGTTCTCGGGCGACGAGGCAGGGTTCCGCTCCTGGGTGCTCACGATCGCACGTCGCCGCCACATCGATCGGCTGCGCGCCCTGTCCCGACGGGCACCCGAGGTCACCTACGTGGAATCGCTGGAGACTGTGGGTCGTATCGACGACGCTGCCATCGCAGTCGAGGAGAACCTCTCGACCGAGGCGACGCTCCGCCTCATCGCCACCCTCCCGCCGGCGCAGGCAGAGGTGGTGACGCTGCGCGTGGTCGCAGGGCTGAGCGCCACAGCGGTGGCCGAGATCGTCGGGCGCCGCCCGGGATCGGTGCGCATTCTGGCTCATCGAGGACTGCGGCGCCTCGCCGAGCACGTCACCGCCAGGCCCGGGGCCGTGGAGGCTTGA
- a CDS encoding sulfotransferase produces the protein MPAAGVPRPPDFVGVGVQRSGTSWWYELLCAHPSCASDPGLKELHFFDRFWAQPFGEAEVAEYHSHFTLAGDGVVGEWTPRYLQDPWVPALLRLAAPRARLLVLLRDPLERYRSGLTHSLSYDGLPPTALVATDAFARGLYGAQLARLFAVVPATEVLVLQFERCVSDTRAELARTYSFCRLDSAFVPDRLEERRLETAGPKVPVPPAAAEALTAAYAPDLARLAELVPDLDFGCWPTAVAAGLAGGAATY, from the coding sequence ATGCCCGCCGCCGGCGTTCCTCGGCCGCCCGATTTCGTTGGCGTAGGAGTGCAGCGGTCGGGGACATCTTGGTGGTACGAGTTGCTCTGCGCCCATCCTTCCTGCGCCTCCGACCCCGGTCTCAAGGAGCTGCACTTCTTCGACCGCTTCTGGGCCCAGCCGTTCGGGGAGGCGGAGGTGGCCGAGTACCACTCCCACTTCACGCTCGCCGGGGATGGCGTCGTGGGGGAGTGGACGCCGCGCTACCTGCAGGATCCGTGGGTTCCTGCCCTCCTGCGTTTGGCGGCGCCCCGCGCCCGTTTGTTGGTCCTCCTGCGGGACCCACTGGAACGCTACCGGTCGGGGCTCACACACAGCCTCTCCTACGATGGGCTACCGCCGACCGCCCTGGTGGCCACAGACGCATTCGCTCGGGGGCTCTACGGCGCCCAGCTGGCTCGGCTCTTCGCTGTCGTGCCCGCCACAGAGGTGCTCGTGCTCCAGTTCGAACGCTGCGTCTCCGACACCCGGGCCGAACTGGCGCGCACCTACTCTTTCTGTCGTTTGGACTCGGCTTTCGTGCCCGATCGGCTCGAGGAGCGCCGGCTCGAAACCGCCGGGCCCAAGGTCCCGGTACCGCCCGCCGCGGCCGAGGCCCTCACCGCCGCCTATGCCCCCGACCTGGCCCGGCTGGCCGAGCTTGTCCCGGATCTGGACTTCGGCTGCTGGCCGACGGCGGTCGCCGCCGGTCTGGCCGGCGGTGCAGCGACATACTGA